In a genomic window of Scyliorhinus torazame isolate Kashiwa2021f chromosome 5, sScyTor2.1, whole genome shotgun sequence:
- the LOC140419795 gene encoding uncharacterized protein → MEASSTAHFGEKPQQCGDRGNGFNCPSELEIHRQVHTEAMPEEMLFTCSDCGEGFINPSDLLTHQQVHTGETTFICSQCGKGLNNSSDLLAHQQAHTEERPFICPKCGKGFTKLNNLLKHQRVHTEERPFACSECAKGFINSSDLLTHQRVHTGERPFICPKCGKGFAQSSTLLIHQRVHTGEKPFNCTQCGKGFTCSSNLMRHRQVHIDKKPFKCTDCEKGYKSYGDLISHQRIHTDERPFKCPHCGSGFRQTCELTVHQRIHTGEKPFLCSECGKTFTQSANLLRHQRVHTDKRPFKCSDCGKCFKSSGELIRHQRVHTGERPFKCPDCEKCYKSSGELKSHQRVHTDERPFRCSHCGSGFRKSSQLTAHQRIHTGERPFTCSTCGKRFTQSSTLQKHRRIHSEERPFSCSVCGKRFTRSSSLMSHQKVHK, encoded by the coding sequence ATGGAAGCAAGCAGCACCGCTCATTTTGGGGAGAAACCGCAGCAATGTGGGGACCGTGGGAATGGATTCAATTGCCCATCggagctggaaattcatcggcaGGTTCACACTGAGGCAATGCCTGAGGAGATGCTGTTCACCTGCTCCGattgtggggagggattcattaatccatctgacctgctgacacaccagcaagtgCACACTGGGGAGACGAcattcatctgctcccagtgtgggaaggggctcaATAATTCATCTGACCTGCTCGCACACCAGCAAGCTCACAccgaggagaggccgttcatctgccccaagtgtgggaagggattcacaaagttaaacaacctgctgaaacaccagcgtgtccacactgaggagaggccgttcgctTGCTCTGAGTGTGcgaagggattcattaattcatcggacctgctgacccaccagcgggttcacaccggggagaggccgttcatctgccccaagtgtgggaagggattcgctcagtcatccaccctgctgatacaccagcgggttcacactggggagaagccatttaactgcacccagtgtgggaaaggattcacttgctCGTCCAACCTGATGAGACACCGGCAAGTTCACATTGACAAGAAACCTTTCAAATGCACAGACTGTGAGAAGGGCTACAAAAGTTATGGGGACCTGATTtcccatcaacgtattcacactgacgagagaccattcaagtGCCCTCACTGTGGATCTGGGTTCAGGCAGACATGTgaactcactgtacaccagcgaattcacactggggagaaaccattcctctgctccgagtgtgggaagacattcactcagtcggccaacctgctgagacaccagcgagttcacactgacaagagaccatTCAAGTGCTCAGACTGTGGAAAGTGCTTCAAAAGTTCTGGAGAATTGatacgccatcaacgtgttcacaccggggagagaccttttaaatgtccagactgcgagaagtgctataaaagttctggagaACTGAAATCCCATCAACGTGTCCACACTGACGAGAggccattcaggtgctctcactgtgggagtgGATTCAGGAAATCATCCCAACTCACtgcacaccagagaattcacactggggagaggcccttcacctgctcgacatgtgggaagagattcacccagtcatccaccctgcagaagcaCCGGCGAATTCACAGTGAGGAAAGACCATTTTCATGCTCGGtgtgtgggaaaagattcactcggtcatccagcTTGATGAGTCACCAGAAAGTTCACAAATAA